In Elusimicrobiaceae bacterium, the sequence GGCAATCAAAACATTGATCAAACTGCAGATTCCCGCGGGCGCGGCGAATCCCGCGCCGCCCGTAGGGCCGGCGCTGGGACAGCACGGCGTCAACATTATGGAATTCTGCAAACAGTTCAACGCCAAAACGGCGAAACTGGAAAAGGGGATCAAGATCCCCGTCATCATCACGGTGATGGAAGACCGGAGCTTCACGTTCATAACCAAGCAGCCGCCGATGTCGTCGCTGATCAAAAAGGTTATGGGTCTGGCGAAAGGGTCGGCCGAGCCCAACAAGTCGAAAGTGGGCCGGATGACCAAAGCGCAGATTGAAGAAGTCGCGAAGCTGAAACTGTCCGATCTTAACACCAGGGATCTGGAGCAGGCGGCGATGATGGTGCGCGGCACCGCCCGGAGCATGGGCGTTGACACGCTGGACTGATTAAAAATCGAGGGAGGGTTGAAGAACCCGAATGACCTCAGGAGAACTACATGGGAAAAAGAATCAACGCTGCGAATAAATCGTACGACAAGGTTCAGCTTTATACCGTTAACGAAGCGGTGGCGATCGTGAAAAAGAACGCCACGGCCAAGTTTGACGAAACCGTCGAGCTGCATCTGCGGCTCGGCATTGACACCAAGCAGGCCGACCAGCAGGTTCGCAGCACGATCGTGCTGCCCAACGGCACCGGCAAAACAAAACGGGTTGCCGTGATCGCCAAAAACGAGAAGCTGATCGAAGCCAGGGACGCCGGTGCGGACAGAGTGGGCGAAAATGACCTTATTGACGAAATCAAGGAAGGCAAATTTGATTTCGACGTGCTGGTTGCCACGCCCGACATCATGAAAGACCTTGCCAAGGTGGCCAAAGTGCTGGGCCCCCGCGGCATGATGCCCAACCCCAAGAGCGGAACCGTCACTTTCGAAGTGGCCCGCACCATCAAGGAACTGAAAGCGGGCCGCGTGGAATTCAAGGCGGACGATTTCGGCATTGTGCATGTGCCGGTGGGCCGGGCGTCTTTCGCGGAGCCGAAACTCGTCGAGAACGCGCAGGCTGTTATCGAGGAAGTGACCCGCTGCAAACCGTCTTCATCGAAGGGCACTTATCTCAAGAGCGTAAGCCTCTCTTCCACAATGGGCCCCGGGGTTTATATCAAACCCTAGCGGGTTTTCCATACGGACAAACCAACTTGCAAGCCCCCCTGCAAAGGGGGGCTTTTTGTTGGGTGGGCGTCACGTTCCGGCGTTTGCCGGCAGGCGCGGCATGGAATTTTACCGCGCTTGCGAGACCGGTTCAGTCGGGAGTTTCTTTTGATACTTTTGAAGCGGAAACGTCCAGACTGCCGATTCTGGTTGGCGGCCAGAAAATGCTGGAGGCTTTCCCCTTGATGTTTTCTTCCGGCACGGGGCCCCAGAACCGGGAATCGCAGGAGCGGTCGCGATTGTCGCCCATGGCGAAATAGGTGCCGGACGGGACTATTACGGGGCCGAAATTGTCGCGTATCGCCTCGCCGTAAATATTGCCGAGCTGGCGGCCGGCCCAGACGGCGGAGAAACTTTCATACGGCAGATTGGCGGACGAGAAGGGAATGCGTTCGGTGTCAACGAACCGGGTGTAGGTTTCGGCCAGTTCCGTGCCGTTGATAAAAACGCGCCCGTTGCGCAGCTCGACGGTTTCGCCCGGCAGCCCGATCACCCGTTTGATGAAATCGCGCCCGTACTGGGAGCTGCCGCAGTATGATTCGGCCGGGCTTTTGCTCGGGAATTTGAACACGATCACATCGCCCCGGCTTACGGCGCGTAGTTTCAGGATCCTGTTCTCCGTGAACGGCACTCTGGTGCCGTAAATGAACTTGTTCACAAAAAGGTGATCGCCGATCAGAAGCGTGTTTTTCATCGAGCCGGACGGAATCCTGAACCCCTGGAACAGGAAGTACATGAAGATTCCGCCGATGATCATGACCGGATAAATCGTCTCGGCCCATTCCAGATCGTTTTTAAGCGCTTTCTCGATGCGTTTTTCGTCGCGCCGGCGCACACTGAAGAACCCGATTGTCCATGCGGACAGCGTGAGCGCAGGCCATAAAACCAGCTTGAACCGGTTAACGAAATGCCATATCCCGGAGGTCTGCCCGTTGTCGAAATTCACGGTCAGCATAAGAAAGATTATGCCAGCCGCGCAGGCCCAGAACAGGCCGTGCCATACGGCGCATTTGGTCTGGTTCCTATATTCCTTTCCTTTTATGAGTTTTCCGGCGAAATACGCGTAAGTCCCCATTATCACGCCGATGAAAAAAACTTTGATTTCCATGAGAAGATATCTCCAGAGATGTTATAGTCCGGACAGCGAAGCTGCGGCGCGGCTTATCAGGCCCAGCCCGCGCCGGAACAGCGGCGCGGCCGGCCGGAAAAACGGGCCTTCGAAAAACGCGGCCTGAAACAGTTCCGCCCGGTCGCGGGTGCGGTTGATGAAATCGCGCGAGCAGGCGATCTGCCTGGCGACCGAGTTGAGCCCGTCGGCCGGCGTGCCGCCTTCCGCCGCCGCAAACAGGCTGAGCGCGTAATTGAAATCGCCCCGTTCCACCGCGGCGATCGCGGCGGTTACGGCTTTGCGGTAGGTGGCCAGATTGTTCTGCATAACCATGTAGGGGGATGCAGGATACTGCTTTGAAAACAGTTTCTGCGCCAGACTGTCGAATTTGGGCTGGGGCCGGAGTTTTGCGGCGGTGCGCGCCATGTCGGGCAAGGAAACGAAAATCAGCCATTTGGTCCGCCAAGCCGCTTCGGACGCGGAAAGCGCGTAAACCCGGCTGTACAGTTGCGGCAGAGGCAGTTTGCCCGCGTCCGCCAGCTTCAGTATCAGGGCATATTCCTCAAGCAGCCTGTTTGATTCCGCGGTCAGCCCCGGTCCGGCCGCGCTGTAGGCCTGCGCGGTTTGCTCAGGCAGTCCGGCGGTTCGCAGCAAAGCGGGGGTAAGCAGAACGGTTTCGGCGTTATCGCGTTGAAGGTGGGCGATGTGGGTTGTTATCTGCAGGCGCGCGATTCCGAGCCGCATTTCCTGCCGCAGTTGTTCCAGCAGGGCGGATTCCTCGGCGTTTATCTGTTTGCGGCTGACGAACTGGCCGAGATAATTCTGAAAGGTTTTAAAAGCCTGTATGGTTGTTTCCAGCTGTTTTTCGCGGGCGGCGAACAGGCCGGCCACTTGCTGGCGTACCGTCTGCCCGCCGCGGGTCGTGCCAAGCGCCTCCTGGCGGGTTTTCAGATTTTCGGCTATCTGCTGCGGCGTGGCTGCCGAGCCGCTCAGCCGTTTGGCGGCGATCGCGCGGTCCAGCGTCAGTTCTTTCTCAAGCTGTTCAAGCGCCGTTGCGGCGGAGGCGGTTTCCCGGCTGATGCTGGCCGGGTTCATGCGCCAGTTGAGGGCGGGGATGTCAAGCGCCTGCTGATTGCGGCGGAACCCGTCGGCTCCGGGCACGGACGACGAAGATTCCGAGCCGCCGGCGCCTGTTGCGCCGGACGAGTGCCGGCCTAAAAACAGCTCGTCGCCCGCCGCGGCGAGCTGTTCCGGGGTTTTTGCGTTTTTTGCGCGGCTGATGAAACCGTTGGTGATTCTGAGAAACTCCGGCGTGAGCATGGATCTGATTTTTGTGACCTGATGCGCGCCGGTCAGGACGTATTCGGTCTGTCCGTCCGGCAGGTCCTGCCCGGCGCGGTACAGCCGGGCGGCGGTGGACGGATTGGACTGGATCCAGCCGATCACCTGCATTCTCAGATCCGACCGGTCCGACGCGGCGGTTTTGAGCAGTTCGCCGGATTTCCCCGATTCGATGATAGCGTCGGCCAGTTTCGCCGCGACAAACTTGTCGGTCGCGAGTTTGCTTGCTATTTCATCATTCTCGGCGCCGGCCGCGGCTGCTGCCGGCGCGGCAAAACAGATATCCGCCGCCAAAACGAACAGCGTCAGGGTCAGAAACATCAGTCCCGGCAGGACTGTCAATTTCGGGTTGCTCATCCGTCTACAATAGTACACTTTATCATTGTGCTATTACAATGCCGGCCGCCTTATGAGCGCGCGCAGCGAACGGGCTAATGATAATAATATATAATTATGTCAGTTGCGCCGCCTTGTCCGTGTTTTTGCCGGCACTTGCGGCGCCGGAGGGCTGGTTTATGGATAGCAGGCATGTCGAAGTATTGCTTGATGTGGGAGAGCTGGGCACTGAAATCCGCATCCGCAACGCGCGGGTGCCGGACGCGCGGCGCATTCAGGTGCTGTATGCCGAGGAATACGGCAACAAATATCCGATCTCCACGATTTACGACCGCGAAAAAACGCGGCAGGCCCTGCGCGAGGAGAACATTTTCTGGCTGGTGGGCGAGCATGACGGCAAGATTATCGCGAGCCTGTTTTTCGCAATAGATCCCGCGCAGCGGCTTGCCAAAGCCGGCGGAGCCGTGGTGTCGCGGCTGTACCGCAAGCATAACCTGGCCTACACGATGATGAAGATTATACAGGAAAACCTCATCAAGACCCGCGCCATTGATATCGTCTACGGCACCACCCGCACCGTGAGCACCGCTCCGCAGTACCTTACCGAACATCTCAGCTTCACGCCGCTGGGGATTTTCCCCAACGCGCACAAGGTTTACGAGAACGAAACGCACACGCTGTCATGCTGGTTCAGCCCGGACGCGTGGAAAAAACGCAAGAAGCCCGTGAGGCTCATCGAGGAGATAACCCCGTTTTACGATATCGCCTGCCGCGCGCTGGCCGAGAAGAAAGTGGAGCTGGGCCCGGCCGGGGTTGTCGCTCTGCCGCCCGCGGAGCGCAAGGGCAGGGTTGAACTGATCCCGTTTGAATTCCTGGATGCCGAGCGGTTTGTGTCCGAGCGATATAAGAAGTTCAAAAGCGACGGAATGTTCGAGAATATGTACGTTCCGTTTCACGAGCCGAACGCGCTGCTCATTTCGCTGGATCAGAAAACCGAAATCTACCTGCATATCGAACCGCTGGACAGGTACTGCATGATTCTGGGCGGGCATACCGATGTGGACGACGCCTCGCTTGTGCTTCGCAGCGCGGCGCAGGAACTGCGCAAACACAATACGAGTTATATCGAGGTGCTCATTGACGCGTATTCGCCGCAGCTCCAGCGGCAGGCGCTGGACGCGCGGTTCATGCCGAGCGCGTATTTTCCGATGATGCTGCTTTCCGGACGCAAGCGGCTGGACCGGCTGGCTTTTTCCATGTCGTTTGACATGCTTGATTTCAGCAACGTTGCGCTGACCTCCTATTATCAGGAATTTCTTACCGAGTACCTGAAAATCTGGCAGAATCTTTATATTGATTATCCGTTCCGGAGCGTGAAATGACGCGCGCGGCCGCCTCGCCGGAGCCGAAAGCGCTGCCGCTTGACTGCGCGGCGGCCCGGCTGATCGAAACCCCGGCGTTCGCGCACGGCCCGGAGTCCGACGGTTTGTTTGTGCGGGCCATGCGCGAGTCCGCCCGGCTGCATTATGATAACTGCCCGGAATTCCGGGGGATCTGGAACGCGGCTGGCTGGACGCCGGAAACGTTGTGCGGCATCCGCTCAATTGCCGCCATGCCGTTTATTTATGTGGCGGCTTTCAAGGAGCGGAACCTCGCCAGCGTGCCGCCGGAAAAGGTGGAGCTGGAGCTTACTTCCAGCGGCACCACCGGCCAGCGCAGCCGGATCCTGCTTGATAAAATTTCGCTGCTGCGGGTGCGCCGGATCGCCTGGCAGGTGTGCGCCGCGCTCGGACTGGCGGATTTAAGCGTTACGGCTGACGCGCTGTGCTTCACTTTCGATCCCGCCCGGGCGGACAGTCTCGGCACCGCGTTTACCGACCAGCTGCTGACCGGGCTTACCAGACGCGGTGAAATTTATTACGCGCTCCAGTGGGATGACGAAACGGCCGCTTTCCGCTATAACATGGACGGCTGCATAGCCGCCGTAAAGCGCATGGAGAAATCCGGCCGGCCCGCCCGCCTGATGGGGTTTCCGGCTCATGCGATGATGCTGTGCGAAGAATTTGAAAAGCGCGAGGGCCGGCGCATCAGGCTGCATCCAGCCAGCTGGGCGCTCACCGGCGGCGGCTGGAAAGACAGGCAGGACCGCGCCGTGGACAAACAGGAAATGCGCGCCCGGCTCGCCCGCGGGCTGGGCCTGAAAACCGAGCGCGTGCGCGACATGTTCGGCATGGTCGAGCACGGGGTGCCTTACATGGACTGTCCGCACGGGAAATTTCATGTGCCGGTATACGGACGCGTTCTGGCGCGCGACCCCGGCACGCTTAAGGTGTTGCCGTGGGGCAAGAAAGGGCTGCTCCAGTTTGTGACGCCGTATCTGACGAGCTATCCGTCCGTTTCGCTTTTGTCGGCTGACTGGGGCAGCGTGGAAAAAAGCTGCTCGTGCGGGCTGCCCGGCAGCGTGATGACCGTGGCCGGCCGAGCCGGAGTGAAAAAATTAAAGGGCTGCGCGATAAGCGCGGCGTCAGTGTTATGAAAATACCGGCGTCCTGCATTTTCGGAAAACCGTTCTCCGGCGCGCTTGCTCCGGATAAGGTTGCCGCGGTGCTCAAGACAGCGCGTCTGCTTGCGCCGGCGGCGGCCGCGGTGCCGCCGGCCTATATTATTGACGTTCTGGTTCGCGCGGGCGCGCTGTTCGGCGCGAAAAACGGCGCATGGCGCGCGGCGGCGCGGGAGCATCTTAAAGAAACAATCCCGTTTTCGGAGCCGATGACCGAGCTTACGCTCGACATTATTCCGCATATGCTGGCGCGCGGGGAACTGGAGCGGCGGCTGGCGCTTGAACTGGTGGTTCCGCCGGATCCGGACGGGTTCGCCGCCCGGCCCGGCTATGACGGAGTGATAAAAGTCGTGCCTAAGGGCGTGGTGCTGCACGTCGGCGCGGGCAACGTGTTTCTGGGGGTGGTGGACTCGCTGGTGCTGGGCATTTTGACGCGCAACGTCAACATCGTCAAGACTTCCAGTTCCGGCTCTAATTTCGCCGCGCTGTTTGTCAAAGCGCTGGCGGCATGTGATAAAAAGAATATGCTGGTTCCCAATATCGCGGTGCTTAACTGGAAAGGCGGGAGCGAGGCGATCGAGCGGGCGGCCGTGTCCGGCAGCGACGCGGTGTTTGTCTGGGGCGGTGCGGAGGCGGTGAACCATTACCGCCGGCTCGCGCCGGAAACTGTCGCGGTCACCGGGTTCGGGCCGAAAGTGAGTTTCGGGCTGGCGATGCCGTCGGCTCTGGATCTGGACGCGCGGGCCGTCGCGCGCGCGGCGGTGCGGGACGCGGGGCTGTGGGATCAGTCGGCCTGCGCCTGCGCGCACGAGCTGTATCTGGTCTGTCCGCGGAAAGCGAAACGCGCGAAACTGCTCGCCGCAATGACGGAGCTGTGCGCGGAGGAGTTCGCCGCGCTTGAGCGCGGGCTGCCGCAGGGCCGCATGTCTGATGACGAGAAAGTGGAAACCCTGCGCGCGCGGGAACTGGCGAAAGTTGACGCTGCGGCCGGGCGCGCGGAACTGCGGTCCGGGTTTCCCCGGCACGGGTGGACGGTGATCGCCGAAACGGATTCCGCTTTCAAAATCTCGCCGCTGAACCGGGTGCTGTACGTCAAGTGCGCGGGCTCGCTTGAGGAAATAGGCCGCATGATCGCGCCGTACCGCGGCTATGTGCAGACGGCGGGCATAGCGGGCAATTTCCGCGAAAAAAAAGAGGCGGCTTCGGTATTCGCGCCGCTTGGCGTGGCGCGGATAACGGATCTGGGGAAAATGCTGCAATCGCCGGCCGGCAGTCCGCATGACGGGCGGTTCCCGATGTCGGAACTGGTCAGCTTCGCGGGTGTGGAGGGCGGGCAGACGAAACTTGACCGGTTTGCGGAGCTGATCTCTTATGCCAGGCGCAAGAGTCCGTTTTACAGGGACTTTTACAAGGGGCTGAAAACTGAAATCCGCACTTTGGAGGAATTCGCCCAGCTGCCTTTTCTCACCAAAGAGCATATTCTGGCCAACACTCCGCCGGACAGTTACGCCATGTTCACCGGCCCGATAGAAAAGGGCATCTATTTCGCTTCCGGGGGTTCGACCGGCAGTCCGAAATACATTTTCTACGACGCAGCGGAATTCGAGCGGGTCAGCATGCATATGGGCCGGTCGCTGGAGCGCGCGGGACTGGGCGCCGGCGACCGGGCGGCCAACCTGTTTGTGGCGGGCAATCTGTGGTCGAGTTTTCTGTCGGTAGAAAAGGCGCTGCCGTACACCGACGCGGTTTCCGTGCCGATAGGCAGCGCGCTGCCGATGGAAAGCATCCTGAAATATCTGGCGGAGTTTGACGTCACGGCGATCATAGGATTGCCGTCGTTTCTGCTGAAAGTGGCGGAGGCGGCGGCCGATCATAAAGTGAAAAGCCCGCTCCGGTATATTTTTTACGGCGGCGAGTATGTGGGTCCGGAGATGGCTGCTTATTTCAGGACGGTGTTTCCCGGCGTCAGGATTCATTCGGCGGCCTACGCCACGGTTGATGCGGGTGTTATCGGGTACCAGTGCCCGCATTGTTCGGGCGGCATGCATCATCTGTTCGCCGACGAGCACTATCTAGAGATTGTGGATCCGGAAACCGGCGCGCCGGTGGCGCCTGGCCAGACCGGCGAGCTTGTGACCACGGTGCTTAACAAACGGCATATGCCTATTATACGGTTCAGACTGGGCGATCTGGGCCGGTTGGTGGAATCGCCATGTCCGTGCGGAAGCCGGGACCGGCGGTTTGAAATACTCGGCCGCTGCGACGACCGGGTTCATGTGGGCGGGGCGCATCTGTTCGTGGGAGATATGGCCGCCGCAGTCAGCGCGGTTTCGGGCCTGAGTTTTAATTTCCAGGCCGTCATTTCCAACAGCGGCCCGCGCGAAATGATAACATTCAGGGCGGAGACGGCCGAACCCGTCATGTCCGGGTCCCTGCGCCGCAGACTGGCGGCCCAACTGCTGGATGCCATACGCAGCCACTGCGAGGACCTGACTTATGTCCTCGACCGCCGCTGGATGGCAGACCCCGTTATAGAGATTCTGCCGCCCGGCGGCATAGAACGGGTAGCCCGAACGGGCAAAATAAAACGTGTGATAGACCTGAGGATAAATAACTGATATGTACGCACTCGACTGCGGATTACTCCGCTTTTTCAACTCTGTCTTAAGCTGTGGATTTCTTGATTCAGTAATGCCGTTGATAACCAGGCTGGGCTCTTCGTTTTTCATTGTGCCGCTTGGCCTGGTGCTGATGCTGGTGCCGCGCCGCCGCTACCGCGTGGCCGGCATAGTGCTGTTCGCCGCGCTGGTTCTGGGCCAGACGGCGGTGGATATCATGAAGGAACTGTTCGCGCGGGGCCGGCCGTTTCAGTCGCTGGACTGGGTGCGTCAGCTGGTGGAGCAGGGCGGCTATTCCTTCCCGTCCGGCCATACGGCGGCCGCGTTTCTGACCGCATATGTGATGGCGTGGAGTTTTAAAGAGTTCAAGTGGCAGATTTACTCGCTTGCCGCGCTGGTCGGAATAAGCCGGATGTATGTGGGCGTGCATTATCCGTCCGACGTGCTGGCCGGGGCGCTGGCGGGGCTTGGAGCGGGGTGGTTCGCCGTGTCGGTCGCGCGGCAGGTTCTGGCGGGCGAGGGCGGTTCTTATCATAACCACCATCACGGGTACGGCGGCAACCGGCATTACAGTCACGGCCGGCACGACGGGCGTCGCGAACAGGGCAAATTCGCAAAGACAGGGCGGCAGGAAGCTCCGGCTTCCGCGCCCGCGGGCCAACCCGGCGACGGCGCGCAGAAGAATGCCCAGCCCCGGCGCAGCAATAACCGGCCCCGGTTTAACCGCGGCCGCCGAGGCGGAGCCCGGCCGGGCAACGGCAACATGGCGCAGGCTGCGAAGGCCGGCGGCGCGGCGCCCGCCGCGAAGTAGGAGCGCGGGCGGCGGGTATGGTTTCGTTACCGGATCTGGTTCCG encodes:
- the rplK gene encoding 50S ribosomal protein L11; this encodes MAAPKGKAIKTLIKLQIPAGAANPAPPVGPALGQHGVNIMEFCKQFNAKTAKLEKGIKIPVIITVMEDRSFTFITKQPPMSSLIKKVMGLAKGSAEPNKSKVGRMTKAQIEEVAKLKLSDLNTRDLEQAAMMVRGTARSMGVDTLD
- the rplA gene encoding 50S ribosomal protein L1, coding for MGKRINAANKSYDKVQLYTVNEAVAIVKKNATAKFDETVELHLRLGIDTKQADQQVRSTIVLPNGTGKTKRVAVIAKNEKLIEARDAGADRVGENDLIDEIKEGKFDFDVLVATPDIMKDLAKVAKVLGPRGMMPNPKSGTVTFEVARTIKELKAGRVEFKADDFGIVHVPVGRASFAEPKLVENAQAVIEEVTRCKPSSSKGTYLKSVSLSSTMGPGVYIKP
- the lepB gene encoding signal peptidase I → MEIKVFFIGVIMGTYAYFAGKLIKGKEYRNQTKCAVWHGLFWACAAGIIFLMLTVNFDNGQTSGIWHFVNRFKLVLWPALTLSAWTIGFFSVRRRDEKRIEKALKNDLEWAETIYPVMIIGGIFMYFLFQGFRIPSGSMKNTLLIGDHLFVNKFIYGTRVPFTENRILKLRAVSRGDVIVFKFPSKSPAESYCGSSQYGRDFIKRVIGLPGETVELRNGRVFINGTELAETYTRFVDTERIPFSSANLPYESFSAVWAGRQLGNIYGEAIRDNFGPVIVPSGTYFAMGDNRDRSCDSRFWGPVPEENIKGKASSIFWPPTRIGSLDVSASKVSKETPD
- a CDS encoding acyl-CoA reductase; the encoded protein is MKIPASCIFGKPFSGALAPDKVAAVLKTARLLAPAAAAVPPAYIIDVLVRAGALFGAKNGAWRAAAREHLKETIPFSEPMTELTLDIIPHMLARGELERRLALELVVPPDPDGFAARPGYDGVIKVVPKGVVLHVGAGNVFLGVVDSLVLGILTRNVNIVKTSSSGSNFAALFVKALAACDKKNMLVPNIAVLNWKGGSEAIERAAVSGSDAVFVWGGAEAVNHYRRLAPETVAVTGFGPKVSFGLAMPSALDLDARAVARAAVRDAGLWDQSACACAHELYLVCPRKAKRAKLLAAMTELCAEEFAALERGLPQGRMSDDEKVETLRARELAKVDAAAGRAELRSGFPRHGWTVIAETDSAFKISPLNRVLYVKCAGSLEEIGRMIAPYRGYVQTAGIAGNFREKKEAASVFAPLGVARITDLGKMLQSPAGSPHDGRFPMSELVSFAGVEGGQTKLDRFAELISYARRKSPFYRDFYKGLKTEIRTLEEFAQLPFLTKEHILANTPPDSYAMFTGPIEKGIYFASGGSTGSPKYIFYDAAEFERVSMHMGRSLERAGLGAGDRAANLFVAGNLWSSFLSVEKALPYTDAVSVPIGSALPMESILKYLAEFDVTAIIGLPSFLLKVAEAAADHKVKSPLRYIFYGGEYVGPEMAAYFRTVFPGVRIHSAAYATVDAGVIGYQCPHCSGGMHHLFADEHYLEIVDPETGAPVAPGQTGELVTTVLNKRHMPIIRFRLGDLGRLVESPCPCGSRDRRFEILGRCDDRVHVGGAHLFVGDMAAAVSAVSGLSFNFQAVISNSGPREMITFRAETAEPVMSGSLRRRLAAQLLDAIRSHCEDLTYVLDRRWMADPVIEILPPGGIERVARTGKIKRVIDLRINN
- a CDS encoding phosphatase PAP2 family protein; this translates as MPLITRLGSSFFIVPLGLVLMLVPRRRYRVAGIVLFAALVLGQTAVDIMKELFARGRPFQSLDWVRQLVEQGGYSFPSGHTAAAFLTAYVMAWSFKEFKWQIYSLAALVGISRMYVGVHYPSDVLAGALAGLGAGWFAVSVARQVLAGEGGSYHNHHHGYGGNRHYSHGRHDGRREQGKFAKTGRQEAPASAPAGQPGDGAQKNAQPRRSNNRPRFNRGRRGGARPGNGNMAQAAKAGGAAPAAK